The nucleotide window GCTGGCGGTGGCCTCCATTCGCATCAAGCGAGCCGGATGACAGGACTGTTTCTTCCCATAGCGGTCCGGCAGGGGCGAGGGGGGAAACCAGCAGAGCTGCAATCAGAACAAGACGACAGGATGAGAAGGGCCTCCGTGCCGAGCGGCATTGCAAAATGCAACTGGCGATTATGGAGATCAAGCTCATTCAGCAAAATGATTCGGAACATTTTGCATCCTCAAAATAGTGAATCCTTTGGCAAGGATATTCGTCATCTTCGTGAGTGCCAAAGGCACGTTGCTCCATGTCACTTCTTTTGATCTTTGATGGCCGATTTTGAGATCTCTCTTGGGATGTCTAGCCGGGCCCCTTCGATTGCCGATCCAAATCTTGGAGGTCGCATTTCTCTTCGGTTCAAGAAGAGGCCCCGGGAGTCGGCCGCACATCGGCCATTTGGGGTGATGGACGGTTTCGTTATAAAATCGCCTTGCTCTGCCGGGAGCGATGGGTCCCTGAAGATGAGGCAAGCGGGGTCACGCGCTCCCATTGATGCTTGCCGCATGGCGGTGGCATCCTTGCTGGGTTTCTTGGTATTCCTGCTATATTCCGGGAGTCCGGCGATGAACTCCAGGGGTTGCCGCACCATCTGCGGCTCTCCCACTCCCGCCGACCCGATCGAGACGGCCAGCGGAATGCCTTGTGCATCCGTGGCCATCTGGATTTTCGTGCCCTTCCCCTTGCGGGTCAGCCCGACGGTCTGACCTCCGCCTTTGGCAGCGGCGAAGGTGGCGTCGATGAACCCCTTGTCGAGGTCGAGACAGCCCAGTTCGAACATCCGGTTGAGCAAACCGTCGAACAACCGGCGGAAACAATGCTACTTCTTCCGCCGCTTCTGGTAGGCGGCGACGTTCGGGAGGCGGGTGCCGGGGGAGAAGGTGACGCCGCACTTGGTGGCGAAGGAGAGGCATTTGTCCCGCACCCACTTCGCCATCTCGACCTGATGGTCCGGGTGGACGGGGAGCGGACAGCCGCCGAGCGATTCCTTCACGCGCTCGGCGACGAGCTTCGGGCCGCGGTCGATGCTGGCGCGGACGCACCAGACGCCATTGACTTCCTGAAGGTGGTGCAGGTCCGGGTCCGGCGCGATGATGCGGCCGGCGACACGGATGCGGAGGTAGAGGGGGTGGAGCGGGAGGTAGAGCTGGGATTTCATGATGGCGAATGATGGATAGATGGGAGAAGAGTGGAGGTGCGTGCGCGGGAGTTCGTAGTTCCTCCTTCAGGAGGGCGTCTCGCGCGTCGCAGCTCCACCCCGCCCTCCTGAAGGAGGAACTACGCACGAAGACGGATACTAAGATCGTAGTAGCAGCGTGTGGTGGGCGAGGCGGCGGGTGATGGCCTGGGCCTGGGGCATGTCACCCTCGTTCTGGCGGTGGATCTTGGCGCGGAGGGCGGGGAGATCGGTCTGGCAGGTCCAGAAGGTGGGGAGGCCGGCGGAGACGCGGGACTCGAGGAGGCCGAAGAGGGCGGAGGACCAGCTTTCGGTCATCTTTCCCTGGCTGATGTCATCGAGGATGAGGATGGGCACGCTGCCACCGTGTTCCCAGCGGCGGCGGGCACCGGGGCGATCGCGGTCCGCGGTGACGGATTCGAGGTGGGCATCGCGGGCCCCGGTGCCGCTCCACCAGAGGAAGGGCATGCGCAGGGCGCGCAGGAGGCAGGCGATGGCGCAGCTTTTGCCGAGGCCGCTGCGGCCGATGAGGCCGATGCCGCCGGGATGCGCGCCGGTGGGGGTCCAGTGAAGGGCGGCGGCGTAGGCGGCGGGGACGCGCTCCGGGAAGGCGGTGCGGTAGCCGGCGGGCATGCGGGTGTGGAGGAGCGTGGTCCAGGCGGCGGCGGCTTGCCCGATGGCGAGGGCTTCATTGAGCCGCGCGGCGCAGGGATCGCAGGCGGGGGTGATGTTTTGCAGGAAGGGGCTGGCGGGAAGATCCAGCGCGGTGTGGCAGTGGGGGCAGAAGTGACCAGTGGAAGAAGGGGCGGATGGGTGTGGATGATGTACTGGATTCATGGTAGATGATGGCAACGATTGGGTGTTGATGCGGAAAGTGAGGATTCTTCTCTGATCACTGCTCACTGATGACCCGGCACTTTCTCCCATTCCATGGGTTCGAGGATGGTGGCGGGTGCGGGGTGGCGGATGCGGGGATCTCCCCTGCCCTGTGGCTTTGGCGGGGATTGTTGTTCGCGCTGGTTCCAGACGGAGAGGTAGCGGCGGAAGGCGGCGCGCCAGTCGCGGATGGGGTGGCCGTGCTTCGAGGTCCAGCCGGTGGCCAGCATGGTATCGTGGAAGGCGGTGGCGGCTTCCGGTGGGAAGGCCATGGGCAGGCTGCGGCCGTAGCGGAGGATGTCCGCGGGAGCGGGCGGTGATGGTTCCGGACTACGGGAGGTCCCGTAGGTGACGGGATCGCCCTGGGGCGGTTCGTCGCTGCCGCCGCTGCCGCAGTCTTCTTCTCTTCTCTTCTCTTCTCTGGTGACGGTTTTAGTGACGCATTTTCCGTCACATCGGCGTCACTATTGTACCGGACAGCGCGCAGCTTGGTCATGCGGCGGTTGGTTTCCGCACGGGCCTTGGCGGTGGTGCCGTTGTGGCGGCGGAAGTTGGGGAAAGTGAGGCCGTGTTCCTCATCGTGGTGCAGCCAGCCGACGGCGATCATGGCGCGGGTGAAGCCGGGGCAGTGCGTGAGGCGGTCGAGGAAGGCGGGGGTGATGTCGACGGCGTGGCCGTCGATGCAGTTGGCGTCCGCCCAGGCCCAGATGCGCAGGAGCTTGCCGGTGACGGCGTCCTGGTCGATGCCGAGGAGGGCGGCGATTTTCACGACCTCGGGTTTGTCCGGGGTGGTGGTTTCGATTTTCATCCAGTCTCCTGCCATGGGATTTCGGGGGTGTGGATTGCGGAATCTGAAATTCGGAATTTGAGATCTCAGATTTGAGATTTGGAACTTGAGCCGTGGCCCGCGTTCACGCGGCTACGGTGGATGCCGTAGTTTCGGCGAGGTCGCGCTCGATGGATTCGCGGTAGAGGTCGCGGGCGGTGTCGCCGCAGGCGATCTGGTGGAGCTCCAGGAAGCCCTCGGCGCGGTCGTAGGCGGCGTCGTAGTCGCCGTTTGCGATGGAGTCGCGGAGCTCCGAAATGACATCGAGGGCGGAGGAGAGTTCCGGCAGGATGCGGCGGAGCTCGGCGGCACGGGCGCGGGCGAGCAGCGCGTGCTGGGGCCGCCCGGCGGTGGCGAGATCCGTGGCGAGCGTTTCCAGGCTGCGGAGCTGCTCGCGGAGGGAGCGGAGGGTGAGCGTGGTCATGGGCGTGCGGGATTCGAGGCAGGGGCGGATGGTTCCACGGCGGGCGTGGCAGCCGCCCCGTCCGCGGGGCGCGGGGCGGCGAGGTAGCCGGCGAGGGCCTCGCGGACGATGGAGGAGACGGAGCGGCCGCCCTGGGCACGGGCAAGCTCGCGGAGGGCCTGCTCCATGCCGGTGGGGACGGTCATGGTGACGGTTTTCATTGGGGAGGAAGTGGGAAGTGATCGGTGATCGGTGATCAGAGGAGAGAAGAGGGGTTGGTGGCGGAGAGGTGCGGCTTCATTTCAAGCCGGGGTCCGCTTTCGAACGCGAATGTCAAGGGTGGTTTCCGCGCCGGGTGTCTGACACCTTTCTTCGCACGGGTGTCAGACACCGTCAACAAACAAATTGCTTATTCCGTGTGCGGGTGTATGACACCTGCATGCCCGGCCAACGCAGGAAAGGAATCGAACGGATCTCAGTGACCCTGGACGAGGAGTTGCTGGCCCAGGTGGAGGCCCGCGCGGTGGCGGAGGGCCGGGACCGGCTGGCGCTCTTCAGGGAAGCGCTGGCGGAGTATCTGGCGAAGCAGAAGCCGGCGCAGAAACCGAAGGCCGCGGCACCGAAACCGGCTGCAAAGCCCGCCGGGAAAGCCGCCGCGAAATCGAAGGAATCTCCGGCCCCGGCCCCCAGGTCAGGGAAGCGTGGAGGGAAGTAAGGGCGGTGCCATCCGGCAGGCCGCGGAGATTGGTCGAAAGCTCTGCTTTCGATACGCGGGGCGGTTGGATGGAGGGAGCGGGAGCCGGAGGACAAACGACGTCCGATCCCGAAGAGGGAAAGCTGGAGCTTCCCCCTACATTGGGGAAGCGAAGCAATGTAGTCGAAAGCTCTGCTTTCGATACGGGGGAGGGTTGGATGGAAGAAGCGGGAGCCGGAGGACAAACGACGTCCGACCCGGAAGAGGGAAAGCTGGAGCTTCCCCCCACATTGGGGAAGCGAAGCAATGTAGTCGAAAGCTCTGCTTTCGATACAGGGGGCGGTTCGATGGAAGAAGCGGGAGCCGGAGGACAAACGACGTCCGATCCCGAAGAGGGAAAGCTGGAGCTTCCCCCTACATGGGGAAGCGGAGTTGCGGAGGAGAAACGGGGCGCTGCGGGGACAAGTTCGGCTGGTGAGGACATGTGTTTATCTGAACATCCCGGCCGGGGCCGCGCCATCCTTTTCGGGTAGTACGAACGTGAATAATCCTCGTACTACTGAAGGTGATACGGGCGGAAATCCGCAGCGGCGCGGGAAGGCCGTCCAACAGGATTTTTCGTGAAAAACGTCTGTTCGCGGGCAGGCGCGCGGGATGCCGGCACGCCGGGCTTTGGCGATCGTGGATCACGGGCTTGGTTTGCCCTTTACGCGGCTGCGGCCCGGATGGGATGAATGGATCATGAATGACGGAGATGTGGCGGGGCATATCAAGGCCTTCGAGAAAAAGCGGCCGGTGATGGCAGCCTTCTGCGACTCGCTCAGGGGATTGATCCGCCAGTTGCTGGAGACCTCCGGCGTGGAGTTCGTGACCATCGAGGGACGGGTGAAGACGGTGGAGAGCTTCACGGAAAAAATCCAGCGACAGGGCAAGGACTACCACGATCCCCTCTCCGATCTCACGGACCTGGTGGGCCTTCGCATCATCACGTATCAGCTCTCCGCCATCGACCGGATCTCGGAGATCATCCGGGAAAACTTCCTGATCGACGAGGCGAACTCGGTGGACAAGGGAAAGCTGCTGGACACGGACCAGTTCGGCTATCAATCGGTGCATTTCATCGCGGAGCTGAACACGGACCGGAAATCGCTGCCGGAGTACCGCGCCTTCGGCGGCATCAAGTGCGAGATCCAGGTCCGGACCGCGCTGCAACACGCGTGGGCCGCCATCAACCACAAGCTGCTCTACAAGGCGGAGATCGAGGTGCCGAAGGATCTGCGCCGCCACTTCAATCGAATCAGCGCGCTGCTGGAGACCGCGGACGCGGACTTCGAGGTGCTGACGGAGAAGATCGTGGAGAAGACGCGGGAGTACAGGGAGAAGGTGAAGGCCAGCGACTACGATCTGCCGCTGGATCGTGATTCACTCGCGATCTATTTGAACAAGGATCCGAAGGCGGCTTCCATCTTGCAGAAAGTGGAAGTGTCGAAGCTATCGTTCCTTTCCAAGACTGTTTTCGGAATTCAGCTGGGTTGGATGTCGGCGGAATATGACCTTCTGCTGAAATGCTTCACAGCGCTCGGAGATTCCACCATCCGGGAGGTGGACCATCGGTTCGAAAAGACCGCCGCGATCGCAGACAAGGCACTACCGTCTTTGGCGAAGCGTATCAATGATCCCAATTCCATAACCCGCCTGCATTTCGCCACCACAACCCATGCCTTGTTCATCCTCATAGTCCTGACCTTGACTAGGGACGAAATATCGCGGTTGACTCAGGTCTTTGCTGGCAGTTGGCGGATGAGTCAGGCGGTCGCAGCGGTCTATGAAGAACTCCATCCCGGCGGCTCCTCGAAAGCCTGAGAGGGTGGACGGAAACGGCCGCCCGGAGACGCGGAAGGCGTAGTAGCACGAGGCTCCCGCCTCGCGTGCTTCCGGCGAAGCTTTTCAGACCAAGGGATGGCATCGCCTGCACAGCCGTCTTCACAGCACGCCGGGGAGAGTTGGAAGGCGAATGGCGTCCGATACCGAAGAGGGAAAGCTGGAGCTTCCCCCTACATGGGCGGATGATCCGGCTGGTCATCGGCGGGGAGGAGGCTAGAAGGCGCTGCCGCCATGCTCCGACCGATCCTGCTTTCCTCCCTGGCCAGCATTTCCACCCTCACGGCCGTCCATGCCTCCCCTCCCCGCTGGGAGGTGCCGGTGAGCGACTCGGGATATTCGACGTGGGGATTCACGCAGTTCCGCGGGCGGATGGGGGCAGCTGGGATGTTCACGCTGGATACGGGGAATGGGCCGGAGATTCATGTCTCCGCCACGCTGGAGACGAATGGCACGGCCCCGGATGCAGCGAACCTGGGGCAGTTCTGGTATGTGATGGGTTGGGACCCGGAGACGCACCAGTTGGAGACGCGCCATGTGACCACGCCGTCCGCCGCGGAGGGAGGAGCGGTGCCGCCGTATGCAGCGGGTCCGTATGAACATTTCACCGGCTTTCAGGCGGCGCAGGTCGCGGGGGATGAGACTCCGGAGGTCCTGACGTGCTCGCTGCATGGCACGGTGACGGTTTATGATGCGAGGACGCGCGTGATTGTGAGGACATACGCGCTTCACCCGCAGGGGCCGGTCGCCTGCTTCCGTGCGGTGGATCTCACGGGCGATGGCGTGCCGGAGTTCATTACCTCCAGCACGGGCCTGCTGACGGTGCATGATGTGGCGGGGACGCTGCTGTGGAGCACGGCGGATGTTTCCGGCGGCACCTTCGTGGTGGGCCAGGTGGATGATGATGCGGCACCGGAGATCATCATGCCCTCCGGGCAGGTGGTGGATACGGTGACGCACCAGACGACGGCGGTGGTGCAGCCGGGCCACTGGGATCTGGTCGCGGTGGTGGATCTGAATGGCGATGGGATCGATGAACTGGTGGGGCCGGTGCATGGCACGACGGCACTGGAGGCGCTGGACGCGCGCCATCCCTCCTCCCCGCTGTGGAGCCAAAACATGCCGGGCGGCACGATGACGAAGCTGCTGGTGGAAAACATCGATGACGATCCGGCCCGGGAACTGGTGGTCACGAGCAGCACCGGGCCGGGGCTGTCCGTCTATCGCGTGGATGCCACGGGGTGCGAGGTGAAGTGGCGGTATCCATTGACCACGGGTGCCGACATTTCCGGTCT belongs to Luteolibacter ambystomatis and includes:
- a CDS encoding GTP pyrophosphokinase; translated protein: MNDGDVAGHIKAFEKKRPVMAAFCDSLRGLIRQLLETSGVEFVTIEGRVKTVESFTEKIQRQGKDYHDPLSDLTDLVGLRIITYQLSAIDRISEIIRENFLIDEANSVDKGKLLDTDQFGYQSVHFIAELNTDRKSLPEYRAFGGIKCEIQVRTALQHAWAAINHKLLYKAEIEVPKDLRRHFNRISALLETADADFEVLTEKIVEKTREYREKVKASDYDLPLDRDSLAIYLNKDPKAASILQKVEVSKLSFLSKTVFGIQLGWMSAEYDLLLKCFTALGDSTIREVDHRFEKTAAIADKALPSLAKRINDPNSITRLHFATTTHALFILIVLTLTRDEISRLTQVFAGSWRMSQAVAAVYEELHPGGSSKA
- a CDS encoding ribbon-helix-helix protein, CopG family, whose amino-acid sequence is MKTVTMTVPTGMEQALRELARAQGGRSVSSIVREALAGYLAAPRPADGAAATPAVEPSAPASNPARP
- a CDS encoding CopG family ribbon-helix-helix protein, yielding MPGQRRKGIERISVTLDEELLAQVEARAVAEGRDRLALFREALAEYLAKQKPAQKPKAAAPKPAAKPAGKAAAKSKESPAPAPRSGKRGGK